A genomic stretch from Nocardia wallacei includes:
- a CDS encoding TfoX/Sxy family protein: MAYDEELADRIRDLLGPALPETVEKKMFGGLAFLVGGNMAVAASGKGGLMVRVDPDEAAGLADGEHVAPMVMGGRSMRNWLRVDSEVVADDDALDQWIQRGVAYARGLPPK, encoded by the coding sequence ATGGCCTACGACGAGGAACTGGCGGACCGCATCCGGGACCTGCTCGGCCCGGCCCTGCCCGAGACGGTGGAGAAGAAGATGTTCGGCGGGCTGGCCTTCCTGGTCGGCGGCAATATGGCCGTCGCGGCCAGCGGCAAGGGCGGTCTGATGGTCCGGGTCGACCCGGACGAGGCCGCCGGGCTGGCCGACGGGGAGCATGTCGCGCCGATGGTCATGGGCGGCCGCTCGATGCGCAACTGGCTGCGCGTGGATTCGGAGGTCGTGGCCGACGACGATGCGCTGGACCAGTGGATACAACGCGGCGTCGCCTACGCACGCGGCCTGCCGCCCAAGTAG
- a CDS encoding class I adenylate-forming enzyme family protein, producing the protein MTNTVDPQAVAARVTAELTGPGGPFESAVEEVLGAPIPVMRTRRRSLGEMLDDSAAWGEREYLVTADARMSFGAHAAAAGALAQALAQRYGVGKGDRVAILAANTPEWVVTFWAAQCLGAIAVGYNAWWAPREIEYALGHTRPAVVIADAKRARRLGDISSRAEGRGSVIPVLTMEHDLPRLIAEYSGAHPRTAVAEDDPAVILYTSGTSGRPKGVVHSHRNLVAVTDYHRFTDAMVAGLRGLPHHEPSDKRFLLTSPLFHIASLHNLVIPRLATGAAVVIHQGSFQVDRVLRLVERERVTNWGAVPTMASRLLEHDLSGYDLSSLAAFSLNAAPSSPAFHQRLRERLPVAQVALTTSYGLTESGTAATVATPPELAAHPDTVGRPILGVAVQIRDPDGTPVPDGTEGEICIRSPYVMLGYWDDEQATAAAIDGERWLRTGDFGILEQGRLRLSGRRSDLILRGGENVYPTEIENVLDEHPAVLESAVLGVPHDDLGQEVAAVVVVGDPAAVTPAALRDFAAERLAYFKVPARWTITDKPLPRNATGKVVRREITL; encoded by the coding sequence TTGACGAATACCGTTGACCCGCAAGCCGTCGCGGCCCGTGTCACCGCCGAGCTGACCGGTCCCGGCGGCCCCTTCGAATCGGCCGTCGAGGAGGTGCTGGGCGCGCCGATCCCGGTGATGCGCACGCGGCGTCGCTCGCTGGGGGAGATGCTGGACGACTCGGCCGCCTGGGGCGAGCGGGAGTACCTCGTCACCGCGGATGCCCGGATGTCGTTCGGTGCGCACGCGGCCGCGGCGGGAGCGCTCGCACAGGCGCTGGCGCAACGATACGGCGTCGGCAAGGGCGACCGCGTCGCGATCCTGGCGGCCAACACCCCCGAATGGGTGGTGACGTTCTGGGCGGCCCAATGCCTCGGCGCGATCGCCGTCGGATACAACGCCTGGTGGGCTCCCCGGGAGATCGAATACGCCCTCGGGCACACCCGCCCGGCCGTGGTGATCGCGGATGCGAAGCGAGCCCGGCGACTCGGTGACATTTCGAGCCGAGCCGAGGGCCGAGGTTCTGTCATTCCCGTGCTCACCATGGAGCACGATCTCCCGCGACTGATCGCCGAATACTCCGGCGCGCACCCTCGCACGGCCGTCGCCGAGGACGATCCCGCGGTGATCCTGTACACCAGTGGCACCAGCGGCCGCCCCAAGGGCGTCGTGCATTCGCATCGGAACCTGGTGGCCGTCACCGACTATCACCGGTTCACCGATGCGATGGTGGCGGGCCTGCGCGGACTGCCCCATCACGAGCCCAGCGACAAGCGTTTCCTGCTCACCTCACCCCTGTTCCACATCGCCAGCCTGCACAACCTGGTCATCCCGCGCCTGGCCACCGGCGCCGCCGTGGTCATCCATCAGGGCTCGTTCCAGGTCGATCGGGTGCTGCGCCTGGTCGAGCGGGAGCGGGTCACCAACTGGGGCGCGGTGCCGACGATGGCGAGCCGGCTGCTCGAACACGACCTGTCCGGCTACGACCTGTCGTCGCTGGCCGCGTTCTCGCTCAATGCCGCGCCCTCCTCACCCGCGTTCCATCAGCGGCTGCGCGAGCGGCTGCCCGTCGCGCAGGTGGCGCTGACCACCAGCTACGGCCTGACCGAAAGCGGCACGGCCGCAACGGTCGCCACGCCGCCCGAGCTGGCGGCGCACCCGGACACGGTCGGCCGCCCCATCCTCGGCGTCGCCGTGCAGATCCGCGACCCGGACGGCACGCCGGTGCCCGACGGCACGGAGGGCGAGATCTGCATCCGCAGCCCGTACGTGATGCTCGGCTACTGGGACGACGAGCAGGCCACCGCGGCGGCGATCGACGGCGAACGCTGGTTGCGCACCGGCGATTTCGGCATCCTCGAGCAGGGTCGGCTCCGATTGTCCGGCCGCCGTAGCGATCTCATCCTGCGTGGCGGGGAGAACGTGTACCCGACCGAGATCGAGAACGTGCTCGACGAGCACCCGGCGGTGCTCGAATCCGCGGTGCTCGGCGTCCCGCACGACGATCTCGGCCAGGAGGTCGCCGCCGTCGTGGTCGTCGGCGATCCGGCGGCCGTCACCCCGGCGGCGCTCCGCGATTTCGCCGCCGAACGGCTGGCCTACTTCAAGGTGCCCGCCCGCTGGACGATCACCGACAAACCGTTGCCGCGCAATGCCACCGGAAAGGTCGTCCGTCGTGAGATAACGCTCTGA
- a CDS encoding metallophosphoesterase, translating into MPSNRLNPAGDIPDTGIPEPLAATLTMAEQYEWHRAHLRRHPVSRRNFLRGSAAAAAVAAVGATPFAGRAYAEDARLIVGGRRVGFGADAAGQLRFSAQLSRNPHGARVILEHGPTPALGASVEAEVRDLVTQIPSSDGGVLAAEQFYVHVPVDGLPGRMPHFYRWRTSDGFTSEVSAASTAMPTARNAVLPFRFTMMGDQGTDETPTQPGGVAPGDYDDMYYKADNDPTVRHADNVMRQIVAARPDFHILAGDIAYADPSGAGKNAQFVPAGGVAPSGFDKFNPYVWDVYFGAIEPSASTTPWMFATGNHDMEAAYDTHGYGGHLARLDFPGNGPSGCPSAYSFTYGNVAVLSLDANDVSAEIRANTGYSGGAQTGWVERTLAAYRADPNIDFLVCFFHHCAYSTTDSHASDGGLRAAWCDLFDRYRVDLVLQGHNHIFERTDPIRAGRPGKVAGDNSIVYPETDGTVYYTVGGGGRPRYGFQPGSQETYRGHEVADTTVPNSYVWTVGGDKQHEAAPWSRVRFRNYSFIRVDVRPGFFASEMDVVAVDEYGREFDKVTYRRQVRA; encoded by the coding sequence ATGCCGTCGAATCGCCTGAACCCGGCCGGCGATATTCCCGACACGGGGATCCCGGAGCCGCTGGCCGCCACCCTGACCATGGCCGAGCAGTACGAGTGGCACCGCGCGCACCTGCGCCGGCACCCGGTCTCGCGGCGCAATTTCCTGCGCGGCTCGGCCGCGGCGGCCGCCGTCGCGGCGGTCGGCGCCACACCGTTCGCGGGCCGCGCGTACGCCGAGGACGCGCGGCTGATCGTGGGCGGGCGGCGCGTCGGTTTCGGCGCCGATGCCGCCGGCCAGCTCCGGTTCTCGGCACAGTTGTCGCGAAACCCGCACGGCGCGAGGGTAATTCTCGAACACGGCCCGACGCCCGCGCTGGGTGCGAGCGTCGAGGCGGAGGTCCGCGATCTGGTCACCCAGATCCCCAGCAGCGACGGCGGCGTGCTCGCCGCCGAACAGTTCTACGTACATGTGCCCGTCGACGGGCTGCCGGGCCGGATGCCGCACTTCTATCGGTGGCGCACCTCCGACGGCTTCACCAGCGAGGTCAGCGCGGCGTCGACCGCCATGCCCACCGCGCGAAACGCGGTGCTGCCCTTCCGTTTCACCATGATGGGCGACCAGGGGACCGACGAAACGCCCACCCAGCCCGGCGGGGTGGCCCCCGGCGACTACGACGACATGTACTACAAGGCGGACAACGACCCGACCGTGCGCCATGCCGACAACGTCATGCGCCAGATCGTCGCCGCCCGACCGGATTTCCACATCCTCGCCGGAGACATCGCCTACGCCGATCCCTCCGGCGCGGGCAAGAACGCGCAGTTCGTCCCCGCGGGCGGCGTCGCGCCGAGCGGCTTCGACAAATTCAATCCCTATGTGTGGGACGTGTATTTCGGCGCGATCGAGCCCAGCGCGTCGACCACGCCGTGGATGTTCGCCACCGGCAACCACGACATGGAGGCCGCCTACGACACCCACGGGTACGGCGGTCACCTCGCGCGGCTGGACTTTCCGGGCAACGGGCCGTCGGGCTGTCCCTCGGCGTACTCGTTCACCTACGGCAATGTGGCGGTGCTGTCACTGGACGCCAACGACGTCTCCGCCGAGATCCGGGCCAACACCGGATACTCCGGCGGAGCCCAAACCGGTTGGGTGGAGCGGACTCTCGCCGCCTACCGGGCCGATCCGAATATCGATTTCCTTGTCTGCTTCTTCCACCACTGTGCCTACTCGACCACCGATTCGCATGCCAGTGACGGTGGTCTGCGCGCGGCCTGGTGCGACCTGTTCGACCGCTACCGGGTCGACCTGGTGCTGCAGGGCCACAACCACATCTTCGAGCGCACCGACCCGATCCGCGCCGGACGTCCCGGCAAGGTCGCGGGTGACAATTCGATCGTGTACCCGGAAACGGACGGCACCGTGTACTACACGGTGGGTGGCGGCGGACGTCCCCGCTACGGCTTCCAGCCGGGTTCGCAGGAGACCTACCGAGGGCATGAGGTAGCCGACACCACCGTCCCCAACAGCTACGTCTGGACCGTCGGCGGCGACAAGCAGCACGAGGCCGCACCCTGGTCCCGGGTGC